GTCGATCGAGACCCTCTCAGGTCGGCGCCGTATCACCACATTGTTCAACGGAGTTTGGCGTACCGGTGGCAGATCGATGAGGCAGATCCGGTGCAACTTCAGCATCAGGCCGCGGCAGACCATGTCCCGCAGCTCACCGTTGGCCTGGCGCCAGTCCCAGGCTTCGCACAGCATCTTCGAGAGTGCTCGTCGGCTCGCGCCACGGTTTCGGGCGATCAGATGGGCGATGAACCGGATGTCGCCGGCCGTAATCTCGCGACCTCGATACTTCATTATCACCTTCACGGTGAAAACACCCTACAAGAAGAAACCGTGGAACACAAGGCCCCTAGAGAAATATTCTGCCTTTACGAGTCAGCGGCATGAAGGCGACGCCACGGCGGCGCCGCGCCCGCCGCCTCGAAATCGCCAGCCGAGAGCAATACCTGCAGCTCGTGGGCTTCCAACGCTCGCAGTTTCCGACCGCTCGGCCAGCAACGGAACCGCCCTGTGGAGAGGCGCTTGTAGCAGAGCCAGAACCCCTGACCGTCGTAGACCAGAATCTTCACCGCTGTGGCCTTGCGGTTACGGAACACGAACAAGCAGCCGGAGAATGGGTCGTGCTCGAGCTCGTCGCGGGCG
This genomic window from bacterium contains:
- the tnpB gene encoding IS66 family insertion sequence element accessory protein TnpB, which encodes MIQVAPQMRVLVAVEPADFRKGIDGLAKLARDELEHDPFSGCLFVFRNRKATAVKILVYDGQGFWLCYKRLSTGRFRCWPSGRKLRALEAHELQVLLSAGDFEAAGAAPPWRRLHAADS